In Alteromonas mediterranea DE, a single genomic region encodes these proteins:
- the htpG gene encoding molecular chaperone HtpG, producing MAEAAHKETHGFQTEVKQLLHLMIHSLYSNKEIFLRELVSNAADAADKLRFRALENDSLYENDGDLCVKLSVDKEANTVTITDNGIGMTRDEVIANLGTIAKSGTKDFFSKLSGDSAKDSQLIGQFGVGFYSAFIVADKVTVRTRAAGADAAAGVEWISDGEGEFTIAEINKPTRGTEITLHLREDEKEFADTWRLRSIVSKYSDHISIPVQMWKDEVPESEGPDGEKIEAQPGEWEVVNKATALWTREKSEITDEEYNEFYKHISHDFADPLAWAHNKVEGKTEYTSLLYIPSKAPFDMWNRDQNHGLKLYVQRVFIMDDAEQFMPTYLRFVKGLLDSNDLPLNVSREILQDNKITQALRQGCTKRVLQMLEKMAKNDSDKYQSFWNEFGNVLKEGPAEDFSNREKIAGLLRFSSTHDESDAQTVSLADYIERMKEGQDKIYYVTADSLQAAKSSPHLEIFRKKGIEVLLMGERIDEWLMSHLTEFNEKQFVSIAKGNLDLGDLEDEESKKAQEEAEKEVEGVLERAKAALGDKVVDVKFTHRLTDSPAVIVADDNGMTTQMMKLMQAAGQTVPDVKYHFELNPEHSLVKLLADTQDEELFNQWVGVLFDQASLSEQGSLKDPSTFVQNLNTLLMKLAK from the coding sequence ATGGCTGAAGCAGCCCACAAAGAAACTCACGGTTTTCAAACAGAAGTAAAACAGCTTCTTCATCTGATGATTCACTCTTTGTATTCAAACAAAGAAATTTTTCTACGTGAACTCGTGTCAAATGCGGCAGATGCAGCAGATAAGCTTCGCTTTCGCGCGCTAGAAAACGATAGCCTGTACGAAAATGATGGCGACCTATGCGTTAAGTTAAGCGTAGATAAAGAAGCTAACACAGTGACCATTACAGACAACGGTATTGGTATGACTCGCGATGAAGTCATTGCCAACCTTGGTACCATTGCAAAATCGGGCACTAAAGACTTCTTTAGCAAACTTTCTGGCGATAGTGCGAAAGACTCGCAGCTTATCGGTCAGTTCGGTGTAGGTTTCTACTCAGCGTTTATCGTTGCAGATAAAGTGACCGTGCGCACCCGTGCGGCGGGCGCTGACGCAGCGGCTGGCGTAGAATGGATTTCAGACGGTGAAGGTGAATTCACTATTGCTGAAATCAACAAGCCTACTCGCGGTACCGAGATTACGCTTCATCTACGCGAGGATGAAAAAGAATTTGCCGATACATGGCGTCTGCGCTCTATTGTAAGCAAGTACTCAGACCACATCAGCATTCCTGTACAAATGTGGAAAGATGAGGTGCCTGAAAGTGAAGGCCCAGATGGCGAGAAAATTGAAGCGCAGCCTGGCGAGTGGGAAGTGGTTAACAAGGCTACCGCACTATGGACTCGTGAGAAGTCAGAGATTACTGATGAAGAGTACAATGAGTTTTACAAGCATATTTCTCACGACTTTGCAGACCCGCTAGCATGGGCACATAATAAAGTAGAAGGTAAAACCGAGTACACGAGCTTATTGTATATCCCTTCTAAAGCGCCATTTGACATGTGGAACCGCGATCAAAACCACGGTCTTAAGCTTTACGTTCAGCGCGTTTTCATTATGGATGACGCAGAGCAGTTCATGCCAACCTATCTACGCTTTGTAAAAGGTTTACTAGACAGCAACGACCTTCCGCTTAACGTGTCTCGTGAAATCCTTCAAGATAACAAGATCACGCAAGCGCTGCGTCAAGGTTGCACTAAGCGTGTGCTACAAATGCTTGAGAAAATGGCGAAGAACGACAGCGACAAGTATCAGTCGTTCTGGAACGAGTTTGGTAACGTGCTTAAGGAAGGTCCAGCAGAAGACTTTAGTAATCGCGAAAAAATTGCGGGCCTACTGCGCTTCTCATCGACCCACGATGAGTCTGACGCTCAAACCGTTTCACTCGCCGATTACATCGAGCGGATGAAAGAGGGTCAGGACAAGATTTACTATGTAACTGCAGACAGTCTGCAGGCCGCTAAATCTAGCCCGCACCTTGAAATTTTCCGCAAGAAAGGAATTGAAGTACTGCTAATGGGCGAGCGCATTGACGAATGGTTAATGTCTCACCTGACTGAATTTAACGAGAAGCAATTTGTTTCAATTGCGAAAGGAAACCTAGATTTAGGCGACTTAGAGGACGAAGAGTCTAAGAAAGCGCAAGAAGAAGCAGAAAAAGAAGTAGAAGGCGTACTTGAAAGAGCGAAAGCTGCGCTAGGTGATAAGGTAGTTGACGTGAAGTTCACGCACCGCCTAACAGATTCTCCTGCGGTTATTGTTGCCGATGATAACGGCATGACAACGCAGATGATGAAGCTTATGCAAGCTGCGGGTCAGACTGTGCCAGACGTGAAGTATCACTTTGAACTTAACCCTGAGCACAGCTTAGTTAAATTGCTAGCAGATACCCAAGATGAAGAGTTGTTCAATCAGTGGGTTGGCGTGTTATTTGACCAGGCATCACTGTCAGAACAAGGCAGTCTGAAAGACCCTTCTACCTTTGTTCAGAACTTGAACACATTGTTAATGAAGTTGGCAAAATAA
- a CDS encoding MAPEG family protein produces the protein MVLPITAFYASLLGICYLYLSFLVIGARRRHQVGIGDGGHEDLSRLARAHGNFSEYVPITLIMIACFEANTGQIWAVHALGSALLFGRALHAYGLGRHSGVSWQRFTGMILTFLAMLCAAVGNLILIHFGM, from the coding sequence ATGGTTTTGCCAATCACGGCGTTTTACGCCAGCTTACTGGGTATTTGCTACCTGTATTTATCGTTTTTAGTCATTGGTGCCAGACGTCGACACCAAGTGGGCATTGGCGATGGTGGTCATGAAGATCTCAGTCGCTTAGCTAGAGCCCATGGCAATTTTAGCGAATACGTACCTATTACGCTTATTATGATCGCGTGTTTCGAAGCAAACACCGGCCAAATTTGGGCCGTACATGCCCTAGGCAGCGCGTTACTGTTTGGACGTGCTTTGCATGCTTACGGGCTAGGTCGCCACTCTGGCGTTAGCTGGCAGCGCTTTACGGGCATGATTCTTACCTTTTTGGCAATGCTTTGTGCTGCGGTCGGTAATTTAATACTTATCCACTTTGGCATGTAA
- the adk gene encoding adenylate kinase, which produces MRIILLGAPGAGKGTQAQFLMGKYGIPQISTGDMLRAAIKAGTELGLEAKRVMDEGKLVSDEIIIGLVKERIAQDDCKDGFLLDGFPRTIPQADAMKEAGVSVDHCIEFDVPDDVIVERMGGRRVHPASGRVYHVVYNPPKVEGKDNETGDDLIVRDDDKEETVRKRLAIYHEQTKPLVNYYSAEAEAGNCEYHKLDGTRPVEEVSAELAERLG; this is translated from the coding sequence ATGCGAATCATTCTTCTCGGCGCTCCTGGCGCGGGTAAGGGCACACAAGCTCAGTTCTTAATGGGCAAATATGGCATTCCACAAATTTCAACGGGCGATATGCTTCGTGCTGCAATTAAAGCAGGCACAGAGTTAGGTCTTGAAGCTAAGCGTGTAATGGACGAAGGCAAGCTAGTGTCTGATGAAATCATTATTGGCCTAGTAAAAGAGCGTATCGCACAAGACGACTGTAAAGACGGTTTCTTGCTAGATGGCTTCCCTCGTACTATTCCACAAGCTGATGCAATGAAAGAAGCAGGTGTTTCTGTTGATCATTGTATTGAGTTCGATGTGCCGGATGACGTTATTGTTGAGCGTATGGGTGGCCGTCGCGTACACCCCGCCTCTGGTCGCGTATATCATGTGGTTTACAACCCGCCGAAAGTGGAAGGTAAAGACAACGAGACGGGTGACGACCTCATCGTGCGTGATGACGACAAAGAAGAAACGGTACGCAAGCGCTTAGCGATTTATCACGAGCAAACAAAGCCGTTAGTAAATTATTACAGTGCTGAAGCCGAAGCCGGAAACTGTGAATACCACAAGCTAGATGGTACTCGCCCAGTTGAAGAAGTAAGTGCTGAACTTGCAGAGCGTTTAGGTTAA
- a CDS encoding TonB-dependent receptor encodes MKQGRKVSAIAVGLALAGITSLSPVHAQQADEEAANLERIAVTGSRIKRTDMEGPSPIQSIDATMIEGMGYENLQQLLERMPATGAGTFSTRNNSQDSTANGAAAVSLRGMGPDATLVLINGRRVAISAFAESITNSFVDINSIPVSAIERIDILKDGASAIYGSDAVAGVVNVVLKKDYEGLEINAGYGGTTGPSYDETTASILWGSQSEKSSATVIIDYFNNSTLGADEMGRFGTANQSPYGGMDFRSSRGYPGYFYVDGVKTIDPDCPEDSATASGSCLFDYGPFGLTIPASERVGFIGQFDYKIGDETTAFMEVAMQHNTSEAGGAATPLDEDAGLTVPGTHPDNPFGQDIEIGRYRPVDAGARRWDIESDTLRLVAGLRGTFNDYDWEASVQKGRSRSEQSGDQSQGWVRVDWLQEQIDLGNYNPFGGVTNPQSVIDEITTSLVRRGESRMTSVDAHITGEAFDFGDDVVMMAAGVEYREEQVSDVPDVQFQRGLIFGTESVSASAERDQYAAYLELSIPLAEELELQLAGRYDHYSDFGSTTNPKIALRWAPSDEVTVRGSWAQGFRAPSLAQVGLGPSQKSVFFVDQYRCQATGQDCESLDYNIEFAGNPNLDAEESESWNVGVIYAPIQELGLSIDVWSITQDNKIDEQQFGLVYDAECNNQDSTICVRLDPQQGESLGVIQKIFNTYQNVSSQKASGVDFSANYSMELQEYGNVRFNLDWSYMNEFEKDGLEYTGEYGYPEHRWLFGTTWSKGAFDANLNISFIGEFEDTPDIDFDGVLDFEENTSRTVDSQMLVDLQFGYNYSDNLRLVIGSNNLLDEEPPFAIGNGDSDLYGYVGSVHNPRGRFVYSKLTYRF; translated from the coding sequence ATGAAACAAGGTCGTAAAGTAAGTGCTATAGCAGTGGGATTAGCGCTTGCAGGAATTACCTCACTAAGCCCAGTGCATGCACAACAAGCTGACGAAGAAGCAGCGAACCTTGAACGAATTGCAGTAACGGGCTCTCGCATTAAACGCACAGATATGGAAGGTCCCTCTCCTATTCAGTCAATTGACGCCACAATGATTGAAGGCATGGGCTATGAAAACCTTCAGCAACTATTAGAAAGAATGCCCGCTACCGGGGCAGGTACTTTCTCAACACGTAACAATAGCCAAGACTCAACCGCTAACGGCGCAGCAGCTGTATCGCTTCGAGGTATGGGGCCAGATGCAACGCTAGTGCTTATTAACGGTCGCCGAGTAGCAATCAGCGCGTTTGCAGAAAGTATCACTAACTCATTTGTTGATATTAACTCTATCCCGGTATCAGCCATTGAGCGCATTGATATTCTAAAGGACGGCGCCTCGGCTATTTATGGCTCAGATGCGGTTGCGGGTGTAGTAAACGTAGTACTTAAAAAAGATTATGAAGGTCTAGAGATCAATGCAGGCTACGGCGGCACAACAGGCCCTAGTTACGATGAAACCACAGCAAGCATTTTGTGGGGTTCGCAAAGCGAGAAAAGCAGTGCCACTGTTATTATCGACTATTTCAATAACAGCACCCTAGGAGCTGACGAAATGGGTCGCTTCGGTACAGCAAACCAATCGCCTTACGGCGGCATGGATTTTCGCTCATCACGTGGGTACCCGGGTTATTTTTATGTTGATGGCGTAAAAACTATCGACCCAGACTGCCCGGAAGATAGCGCCACTGCGTCTGGTAGTTGTTTATTCGACTACGGCCCGTTTGGTTTAACGATTCCAGCCTCTGAGCGCGTAGGCTTTATCGGTCAATTCGACTATAAAATTGGCGATGAAACTACCGCGTTTATGGAAGTTGCTATGCAGCACAATACGTCTGAAGCAGGCGGTGCAGCAACGCCCCTTGACGAAGACGCAGGCTTGACAGTTCCGGGCACTCACCCTGATAACCCTTTCGGACAAGACATTGAAATAGGTCGCTACCGCCCTGTGGATGCTGGCGCTCGCCGTTGGGATATTGAGTCAGACACCCTTCGATTAGTCGCAGGTTTACGCGGTACGTTTAACGACTACGACTGGGAAGCGTCGGTTCAAAAAGGCCGCAGCCGTTCAGAGCAAAGCGGTGACCAATCGCAAGGTTGGGTTCGCGTTGATTGGCTACAAGAGCAAATTGATCTTGGCAACTACAATCCCTTTGGCGGCGTAACTAATCCTCAAAGCGTAATTGACGAAATTACGACCAGCCTAGTGCGTCGTGGTGAATCGCGCATGACCAGTGTTGATGCGCATATCACGGGCGAAGCGTTTGATTTTGGCGATGATGTCGTCATGATGGCGGCGGGTGTTGAATACCGTGAAGAGCAAGTGTCTGACGTTCCAGACGTTCAGTTCCAACGCGGTCTGATCTTTGGTACTGAGTCAGTATCAGCTTCAGCAGAACGCGATCAGTACGCAGCATATTTAGAGCTTTCAATTCCTTTGGCTGAAGAGCTAGAGCTACAGCTTGCAGGCCGTTACGACCACTACAGCGACTTTGGCAGCACGACTAACCCTAAAATTGCGTTACGTTGGGCACCAAGCGATGAAGTTACGGTTCGCGGTTCATGGGCCCAAGGCTTTAGAGCGCCTTCGCTTGCACAAGTGGGTTTAGGCCCATCACAGAAAAGCGTATTCTTTGTTGATCAATACCGCTGTCAAGCAACAGGTCAAGACTGTGAATCATTGGATTACAACATCGAGTTTGCGGGTAACCCTAATCTAGATGCAGAAGAATCAGAGTCATGGAACGTGGGCGTGATCTATGCGCCTATTCAAGAACTGGGCCTAAGCATCGACGTGTGGAGTATTACTCAAGATAACAAAATTGACGAACAGCAATTTGGTTTGGTTTACGACGCTGAGTGTAATAACCAGGACAGCACAATCTGTGTACGTCTAGACCCACAACAGGGTGAGTCGCTAGGTGTTATCCAGAAGATATTTAACACTTACCAAAACGTATCGTCACAAAAAGCCTCAGGTGTTGATTTCAGCGCTAATTACAGCATGGAACTACAAGAGTACGGCAACGTACGCTTCAACCTAGATTGGTCTTACATGAACGAGTTTGAAAAAGACGGTCTAGAGTATACGGGCGAATACGGTTACCCAGAGCACCGCTGGTTGTTTGGTACAACGTGGTCGAAAGGCGCGTTTGATGCCAATTTAAACATCAGCTTTATTGGGGAGTTTGAAGACACCCCTGATATCGACTTCGACGGTGTATTAGATTTTGAAGAAAATACCTCTAGAACCGTGGATTCTCAAATGCTGGTAGACCTTCAGTTTGGTTACAACTACAGCGATAACCTTCGCCTAGTGATTGGTTCTAACAACTTGCTAGATGAAGAGCCGCCGTTTGCAATCGGTAACGGCGATAGCGACCTTTATGGTTATGTTGGCAGCGTACACAACCCGCGTGGCCGCTTTGTTTACTCTAAACTAACTTACCGCTTCTAA
- a CDS encoding M16 family metallopeptidase: MLKTFKRTRMCNAVAVMALSAISIGCTNSGKPALNTQAASLSASQTVNKRASSFNVEYERFTLENGLTVLLHVDRSDPVAAVALTAHVGSAREKEGRTGFAHLFEHLLFLESENLGKGGLDKLSARIGGSGANGSTSRDSTNYYQTVPIDALEKMIWAEADKLGFFINTVTDPVLAKEKQVVKNEKRQRVDNRAYGHNQYVIDKNLYPAGHPYSWQVIGSLDDLQNATLADVKAFFNTWYVPNNVVLTIAGDIDVAQTKSWVKKYFAEIPAGETIPKLATQPAKLDETVKRFHIDNFAQAPMLTMVWPTVPQYHDDYYALQVLSQYLSEGKNAPLNKVLIDEKKLTSNLYLYGYDAELAGQLQLQVMAFNGVDLNAVYAGIEEAFARFEKEGIAPEDLARIKAGQETEFYQGLSSVLGKGFQLAQYEIFAGNAAFISQDVKKILGVSQDDVMRVYRTYLKDKPYVASSFVPKGNKELVLAGSTKANVVEELIVEGAEEAFDASIAADYERTPSSFDRAKEPAYGASIEVTPPQVWQSTLSSGIDIAGISNDEVPLVAFEIKLDGGMLLDPAGKAGTANLLAELLLKGTATKTPKQLEQEIQLLGATLQTNASETAVTISGSVLSKHYDALMALVTEVLLSPRFDEAEFALAKDDVINQIEQIKANPNAIAAAEFKALLYGNAHPFAQTPLGEKESVTAISLDDVKAFYRNNISPSVAKFHVVGDIEPSDVKQALVTLNSAWVPKKVSLPIVSEPSLPETSQLFFYDVPDAKQSVLYFGHAGPKATHSDAYLASVMNYRLGGGGFASQLMQELRENKGYTYGIRSSFSSDQYTGEFIIKSAVRSNVTLEATQAIQDILLSYGNGYSSEDLEVTKGFTLKSGARAFETLGAKLNMVDEISDIGLPNDYVLQQQAEVKALTVDDVKRLYNAYVHPGKMIYLVVGDKATQFKRLEALGLGTPVLLNP; this comes from the coding sequence ATGCTCAAAACATTCAAACGAACGCGAATGTGTAATGCCGTTGCTGTTATGGCGTTAAGTGCAATCTCCATAGGTTGCACTAACAGCGGCAAGCCTGCCCTCAACACACAAGCAGCCTCACTATCAGCGTCTCAAACCGTTAACAAGCGCGCGTCCTCGTTCAATGTAGAGTATGAACGCTTTACGCTAGAAAACGGGCTAACCGTGTTGCTACACGTAGATAGGTCTGACCCTGTCGCCGCGGTGGCACTGACTGCACACGTGGGCTCAGCAAGGGAGAAAGAGGGCCGCACGGGGTTTGCGCATCTGTTTGAACATCTCCTTTTCTTAGAATCTGAAAACTTAGGTAAAGGCGGGCTTGATAAGCTCAGTGCCCGTATTGGAGGTTCAGGGGCGAATGGCTCAACAAGCCGAGACAGCACTAATTATTATCAAACTGTACCTATCGATGCGTTGGAAAAAATGATTTGGGCTGAAGCTGACAAATTAGGCTTCTTTATTAATACGGTAACAGACCCCGTGCTAGCGAAAGAAAAGCAGGTGGTGAAAAACGAAAAACGTCAACGCGTAGATAATCGCGCCTACGGACACAACCAGTATGTCATCGACAAAAACTTGTACCCAGCCGGGCATCCATACAGTTGGCAGGTAATAGGGTCGTTAGACGACCTTCAAAATGCAACGCTTGCCGATGTTAAAGCGTTTTTCAATACATGGTATGTACCAAATAATGTGGTGTTAACCATCGCGGGGGATATCGATGTTGCACAAACAAAGTCTTGGGTTAAAAAGTATTTCGCTGAAATACCGGCGGGAGAAACAATTCCTAAACTTGCAACCCAGCCAGCAAAGTTAGATGAAACAGTCAAACGCTTCCATATCGATAACTTTGCTCAAGCACCTATGCTTACCATGGTTTGGCCCACGGTTCCCCAGTACCACGACGACTACTACGCGCTTCAGGTGCTTTCTCAATATCTAAGCGAAGGTAAAAACGCGCCGTTAAACAAAGTACTTATTGATGAGAAAAAACTCACCAGTAACCTTTATCTTTATGGTTACGATGCAGAATTAGCGGGGCAGCTACAGCTTCAGGTCATGGCATTTAATGGCGTTGATTTAAATGCAGTATATGCAGGCATTGAAGAAGCATTTGCGCGTTTTGAGAAAGAGGGTATTGCACCTGAAGACCTTGCGCGCATTAAAGCGGGGCAGGAAACCGAATTCTATCAAGGGCTTTCTAGTGTGTTAGGAAAAGGCTTTCAGCTTGCACAGTACGAAATTTTTGCGGGAAACGCGGCTTTTATCAGCCAAGACGTCAAAAAAATTCTAGGTGTTTCACAAGACGATGTAATGCGTGTATATCGCACCTATCTTAAAGACAAGCCTTATGTCGCCTCTAGTTTTGTACCTAAAGGCAATAAGGAACTTGTTCTTGCCGGGTCAACAAAAGCTAACGTGGTTGAAGAATTAATCGTTGAAGGTGCAGAAGAGGCGTTTGATGCATCAATTGCTGCTGACTATGAGCGTACGCCTTCCTCCTTTGATAGAGCAAAAGAGCCTGCTTATGGAGCGAGTATAGAGGTTACGCCGCCACAAGTATGGCAAAGCACCTTGTCATCTGGCATTGATATAGCCGGTATTTCAAATGACGAAGTGCCGTTAGTGGCTTTTGAAATAAAACTCGATGGTGGAATGCTGCTCGACCCAGCAGGAAAAGCAGGCACAGCTAACTTATTAGCAGAACTTTTACTTAAGGGAACGGCAACGAAAACACCAAAGCAGTTAGAACAGGAAATACAGCTTTTAGGCGCCACTCTTCAAACGAATGCATCGGAAACGGCAGTAACAATTAGCGGCTCGGTACTGTCTAAGCATTACGATGCGCTAATGGCGCTTGTTACTGAAGTATTGCTCTCGCCTCGCTTTGATGAAGCAGAGTTTGCACTTGCCAAAGACGATGTAATTAATCAAATTGAGCAAATTAAGGCCAACCCAAATGCCATTGCTGCGGCAGAATTTAAAGCGCTGCTTTACGGTAACGCACATCCGTTCGCGCAGACCCCGCTGGGTGAAAAGGAAAGTGTCACGGCCATCAGCCTCGATGACGTTAAGGCTTTTTACAGGAACAATATTTCCCCATCTGTAGCTAAGTTTCATGTGGTGGGCGATATCGAGCCGTCAGACGTTAAACAGGCATTAGTTACGCTAAATAGTGCTTGGGTACCGAAAAAGGTATCGCTTCCCATCGTTTCAGAGCCATCTTTACCTGAAACGTCTCAATTATTTTTCTATGACGTACCGGATGCCAAGCAGTCTGTTTTGTATTTTGGCCATGCAGGCCCTAAAGCGACGCACAGTGATGCCTATCTGGCCAGCGTGATGAATTACCGTTTAGGAGGCGGCGGCTTCGCTTCACAACTGATGCAAGAACTGCGTGAGAACAAGGGCTACACCTATGGTATTCGTTCATCGTTTTCAAGCGACCAGTATACCGGTGAATTTATTATAAAAAGTGCAGTGCGTTCGAATGTAACTTTAGAAGCGACACAGGCTATACAAGATATTTTGCTTTCATACGGCAACGGGTATTCAAGTGAAGATCTTGAGGTTACGAAAGGATTCACATTGAAATCTGGTGCGCGTGCCTTTGAGACACTCGGGGCAAAGTTGAATATGGTAGATGAAATAAGTGATATTGGGTTACCTAACGACTACGTACTACAGCAGCAGGCAGAAGTAAAAGCGCTAACAGTAGACGACGTAAAGCGCCTGTACAACGCTTACGTACACCCAGGTAAAATGATTTACCTAGTTGTAGGGGATAAAGCGACACAGTTTAAACGCTTAGAAGCGCTGGGCCTTGGCACGCCAGTATTGCTTAACCCGTAA
- the recR gene encoding recombination mediator RecR has product MKFSPLLSELIQALTCLPGVGNKSAQRMAFHLLERNRTGAIDLSNVLHNAMEHIHHCKRCRTFTEDELCEICRHPEREASGLLCIVESPQDVLAIEQTLSYKGQYFVLMGHLSPIDGVGPEEIGLTELEGRLSAGGINEVILATNPTVEGEATAHYIAQLCASHNVDASRIAHGVPVGGELEYIDGNTLTHAFSGRRKL; this is encoded by the coding sequence ATGAAGTTTAGCCCGTTACTATCAGAATTAATCCAGGCACTAACCTGCCTCCCTGGCGTTGGGAATAAAAGCGCCCAGAGAATGGCGTTCCACCTTTTGGAACGAAACCGTACAGGTGCTATCGACCTCAGTAACGTTTTGCACAATGCCATGGAGCACATACATCACTGTAAGCGCTGTAGAACGTTTACCGAAGATGAGCTTTGCGAAATATGCCGTCACCCAGAGAGAGAGGCTAGTGGCTTATTGTGTATCGTGGAAAGCCCTCAAGATGTGTTAGCTATCGAGCAAACGTTGAGCTACAAAGGCCAGTATTTCGTGCTGATGGGGCATCTATCGCCTATCGATGGCGTGGGGCCTGAAGAAATAGGATTAACTGAACTTGAAGGGCGCCTTAGCGCGGGTGGCATTAACGAGGTCATTCTTGCTACAAACCCAACGGTTGAGGGAGAAGCCACGGCGCATTATATTGCCCAGTTGTGCGCCAGTCACAACGTGGATGCCTCTCGTATAGCCCACGGTGTGCCTGTTGGGGGGGAGTTAGAGTATATCGATGGCAACACCCTTACTCATGCATTTTCAGGCCGTCGCAAATTATAA